From a single Schistosoma mansoni strain Puerto Rico chromosome 4, complete genome genomic region:
- a CDS encoding putative suppressor of ty yields the protein MSDCSNSDESASPSPPKKKNRTKKYTKKDHYYVNDEDEEDDDEEDDEEEEDVDEDEEPALTSKKKRRMNFAIKDMFHDEASVDEDDEEEDEEYDDDGELIGPEDEEALDAVPAARELDSRRRIREIMDQDEEEIERYYQERYENQNYVDRFGDGEAMADSIVQKERLPGIKDPNLWALRCKMGEEKATVLALMRKFIAYQFSDTPLQIKSAFAKEGLKGYIYVEAFKQTHVKQAIDGITALRLSMYKQQLVPIEEMTEVVRVVKETGQLKPDQWVRIKSGLYRDDLALVEYVEDAQNLVGLKLVPRIDYERKRNRGTETEDDNKFKRFKRPAPALFNASKLSDRVQRDGSSMVFEGNRYDADGFLHKQFRINAVFTEGIRPTLAELERFHHTPDSLQIAAAAANAAANLTSAVHVEIASNHCFTPGDVVEVCEGDLKNLRGKVVSIEGNNRIIVQPNHSDLREPIPFTPVELRKFFNQGDHVKVLSGRHVNETGLVIRFDPSLAVVLSDHSMNEMKVAPKDLRLWQDRATTVESSGHVQLMDLVQVDPQTVGVVVHVERDQVSVLTCFGKVVNLKSNTALRRLNTVRRPPQALDHNGNSIQLKQTVRLLEKPYCGLIGEVKHLYRSWAFIYCRTHLENAGLVVAKTRQLSALNTSQGGNEQSNAENGISMKTITPISGARNFGGNNEGGRGKGSRNERQLVGRTALIVKGTLKGLLGIICDATPTHVVLELHSQFKKVPVARENMALLDSGGRIMDTQYGATTPRITPMREMRTPQLAYGAQTPHAASTTPRGDSTPLPSAFNAGMATPKISNLDEPMTPSSSFLWTSSDLHRMSNSSTHSLSDTE from the exons ATGAGTGACTGTTCAAATTCAGACGAGTCAGCTAGCCCGTCTCCACctaaaaagaaaaatagaacCAAAAAGTACACTAAAAAAGATCATTACTATGTTAATGATGAAGATGAGGAAGATGACGACGAAGAAGACGacgaggaggaggaggatgtcGATGAAGATGAAGAACCTGCATTAACGtcgaaaaaaaagagaagaatgaACTTTGCAATTAAG GATATGTTCCATGATGAAGCTTCGGTCGACGAAGACGATGAAGAAGAAGATGAAGAATATGACGACGATGGGGAACTGATTGGTCCGGAAGATGAAGAGGCCCTGGACGCTGTACCTGCAGCTCGAGAATTAGATTCTCGCCGGAGAATACGTGAGATCATGGACCaagatgaagaggaaatagaAAGATATTATCAAGAGCGTTATGAGAACCAAAATTATGTCGATCGTTTTGGTGATGGTGAGGCTATGGCTGATAGTATTGTTCAAAAGGAACGTCTTCCAGGTATCAAAGATCCTAACCTCTGGGCACTTCGATGTAAAATGGGTGAAGAAAAGGCTACTGTGCTTGCACTGATGCGTAAATTTATAGCCTATCAGTTTTCTGACACTCCATTACAAATTAAGTCAGCCTTTGCCAAGGAAGGTTTGAAGGGTTATATTTATGTCGAGGCTTTTAAGCAAACTCATGTTAAACAAGCCATAGACGGTATAACAGCGTTACGACTTTCTATGTACAAACAACAACTTGTTCCAATTGAAGAAATGACAGAAGTTGTACGTGTGGTGAAAGAAACTGGTCAACTTAAACCTGACCAGTGGGTTCGGATTAAATCTGGACTTTATCGTGATGATTTAGCATTG GTTGAATATGTAGAAGATGCACAAAACTTAGTTGGTCTTAAGTTAGTGCCACGAATTGATTATGAAAGAAAACGTAATCGTGGCACAGAAACAGAAGATGATAACAAGTTTAAACGTTTCAAGCGCCCAGCACCAGCACTATTCAATGCATCAAAATTATCTGATCGTGTACAACGTGATGGATCATCAATGGTTTTTGAAGGGAATCGATACGATGCTGATGGATTCTTGCATAAACAATTTCGTATTAATGCTGTT TTTACTGAAGGCATTCGACCTACACTAGCTGAACTCGAAAGATTTCATCATACTCCTGATAGTCTACAAATagctgctgctgctgctaatGCTGCAGCTAATTTAACTTCAGCTGTTCATGTTGAGATTGCTTCAAACCATTGTTTCACTCCTGGAGATGTTGTCGAAGTATGTGAAGGTGATCTTAAGAATCTTCGTGGTAAAGTTGTCTCCATTGAAGGCAATAACAGGATTATTGTTCAACCAAATCATTCTGACTTACGAGAACCCATACCATTTACACCAGTGGAATTGAGAAAGTTCTTCAATCAAGGTGATCATGTCAAG GTCCTCAGTGGTCGACATGTTAATGAAACTGGTTTAGTCATACGTTTTGATCCAAGTCTAGCTGTTGTTTTATCCGATCAtagtatgaatgaaatgaaagttGCACCGAAAGATTTACGTTTATGGCAAGATCGTGCTACAACTGTTGAATCATCCGGGCATGTACAATTGATGGATTTAGTACAAGTTGACCCACAAACTGTCGGTGTTGTTGTTCATGTTGAACGTGATCAAGTCTCTGTGCTAACATGTTTTGGTAAAGTTGTTAATTTAAAATCGAATACAGCATTACGTCGATTAAATACTGTTCGTCGGCCACCACAAGCATTAGACCATAATGGAAATTCtatacaattaaaacaaactgttCGCTTATTAGAGAAACCATATTGTGGATTAATTGGTGAAGTGAAACACTTGTATCGTTCATGGGCATTCATATATTGTCGTACACATTTAGAAAATGCTGGACTTGTTGTAGCTAAAACTCGTCAACTTTCTGCATTAAACACTTCACAAGGAGGTAATGAACAAAGTAATGCAGAAAATGGTATCTCAATGAAAACAATCACACCTATCAGTGGTGCAAGAAACTTTGGCGGTAATAATGAAGGTGGACGTGGAAAAGGTAGTCGTAACGAACGTCAGCTAGTTGGCAGGACAGCTTTAATTGTTAAG GGTACATTAAAAGGTTTATTGGGTATTATATGTGATGCAACACCAACGCATGTAGTGCTGGAATTACATAGTCAATTTAAAAAAGTGCCTGTTGCACGTGAAAATATGGCTTTGTTAGATAGTGGTGGTCGTATCATGGATACACAATATGGAGCTACTACACCTCGTATTACACCAATGCGTGAAATGCGGACACCACAG TTGGCATATGGTGCTCAAACACCGCATGCAGCAAGTACAACTCCTCGTGGTGATAGTACTCCCTTACCGAGTGCATTTAATGCTGGCATGGCTACACCAAAAATTAGTAATCTTGATGAACCAATGACTCCAAGTTCTA GCTTTCTATGGACTTCAAGTGATCTTCATCGTATGTCAAATTCAAGTACTCATTCATTGTCCGATACTGAATAA
- a CDS encoding putative heat shock protein 70 (hsp70)-interacting protein, translating to MDPEKFLNFQMQMRENNLEVESFLNDFEAWKQTVESKSKQLESKSQPELPAIRNSLLKKHKKKAVKQNVNNKKVERIKSNDYRAWDKFVANEALDDDKHNDHRDVDENSISPNDQDCSSETDEEQEDQRRIQLSKEARELGNVRFKEGKLNEAIEHYTMAIRLSPEDPIPYINRAFAYIKTERYASAEADCTAALRLDRTSVKAFYRRALARKGLGHITGAIEDLKELLRFDPDNKTATNELEALVGKKEVAYISKSPVSCSSIQSGNPRKMRRIPIIEVGSDNHNKNILSTPVQNITKSVCTDDDSSVSNNRYSVLNKDESKNENVSHSTPKISDSLESRNISSSTSTPIVSTNETINCKSDHNFKRQPPLLNMTLHKPPSNWFQLERELRELCQRNSSSNYRPNLSKEAVIYLCNIQPVDYVKLFGENMDSDFLLRMLQAFYLSDQLTNQHIVDRLLFLSKLPRFDIAWMMIDGLERVNIIKFIKNLQNDTSLNEELLKQIYVQYECE from the exons ATGGATCCCGAGAAGTTTTTGAATTTCCAAATGCAAATGCGTGAAAATAATTTAGAAGTAGAAAGTTTCCTAAATGATTTTGAAGCATGGAAACAAACAGTTGAATCAAAAAGCAAACAGTTGGAGAGCAAATCCCAACCGGAGTTGCCGGCTATTCGTAATAGTTTATTAAAAAAGCATAAAAAG AAAGCAGTTAAACAAAATGTTAACAATAAAAAGGTTGAACGAATCAAATCTAATGATTATCGTGCTTGGGATAAGTTTGTTGCTAATGAGGCTTTAGATGATGATAAACATAATGATCATCGTGATGTTGATGAAAACTCCATTTCTCCTAATGACCAAGATTGCAGTAGTGAAACAGATGAAGAACAAGAAGATCAGAGAAGAATTCAGTTATCTAAAGAAGCTCGTGAATTAGGCAATGTTCGTTTTAAA GAAGGTAAACTAAATGAAGCTATCGAGCATTACACTATGGCCATACGACTTTCACCTGAAGATCCTATCCCATACATAAATCGTGCATTTGCTTATATTAAAACAGAACGTTATGCATCAGCTGAAGCCGATTGCACAGCTGCTTTAAGACTAGACAGAACTTCTGTTAAAGCATTTTATCG GAGAGCACTTGCTCGAAAAGGTCTGGGTCATATTACTGGAGCAATTGAAGATTTAAAGGAATTGCTTAGATTCGATCCAGATAACAAAACTGCCACAAATGAGCTCGAAGCTTTAGTCGGTAAAAAGGAAGTCGCATACATATCTAAATCTCCCGTGTCTTGTAGTTCAATCCAGTCGGGTAATCCAAGGAAAATGAGACGAATACCAATAATTGAAGTTGGTagtgataatcataataaaaatatactGAGTACACCTGTACAGAATATTACAAAATctgtttgtactgatgatgataGTTCCGTCTCAAATAACAGGTATTCTGTTTTGAATAAAGATGAATCAAAAAATGAGAATGTTTCGCATTCAACTCCAAAGATATCAGATAGTTTGGAATCTCGAAATATATCCTCCAGTACGTCAACGCCAATAGTGTCTACTAATGAAACGATTAACTGTAAAAGTGATCATAATTTTAAACGACAACCACCATTGTTAAATATGACCTTACATAAACCACCATCAAATTGGTTTCAATTAGAACGTGAACTACGTGAATTATGTCAGAGAAATTCTTCATCCAACTACCGGCCAAATCTTAGCAAAGAAGCAGTCATTTATTTGTGTAATATTCAACCAGTTGATTATGTGAAGTTATTCGGTGAAAATATGGACAGTGATTTCTTATTACGTATGCTGCAAGCATTTTATCTATCAGATCAATTAACAAATCAACACATTGTTGatcgtttattatttttatcaaaattGCCAAGATTTGATATTGCTTGGATGATGATTGATGGGTTAGAACGtgtaaatataattaaatttattaagaATTTACAGAATGATACTTCACTTAATGAAGAATTACTCAAGCAAATTTATGTACAGTATGAATGTGAATAA